Proteins encoded within one genomic window of Streptomyces sp. NBC_01314:
- the cydB gene encoding cytochrome d ubiquinol oxidase subunit II — MELHDVWFILIAVLWIGYFFLEGFDFGVGVLTKLLARNRPEKRVLINTIGPVWDGNEVWLLSAGGATFAAFPEWYATLFSGFYLPLLLILVCLIVRGVAFEYRVKRPEENWQRNWETAIFWTSLLPAFLWGVAFANIVRGVKIDRDFEYVGTLADLLNPYALLGGLVTLTLFTFHGTVFVGLKTVGDIRERARKLALRVGAVTAGLALLFLLWTQIEKGDGMSLVAAVVAVAALVTALAAVRAGREGWAFALSGVTIVAAVAMLFLTLFPNVMPSSLNEDWSLTVTNASSSPYTLKIMTWCAAIATPVVMLYQGWTYWVFRKRIGTQHIAESAH; from the coding sequence ATGGAACTTCACGACGTCTGGTTCATCCTCATCGCCGTCCTCTGGATCGGCTACTTCTTCCTGGAGGGCTTCGACTTCGGGGTCGGTGTCCTCACCAAGCTGCTGGCCAGGAACCGTCCGGAGAAGCGGGTCCTCATCAACACCATCGGGCCTGTCTGGGACGGCAACGAGGTGTGGCTGCTGTCGGCGGGCGGAGCGACCTTCGCCGCCTTCCCCGAGTGGTACGCCACGCTCTTCTCCGGCTTCTACCTGCCGCTGCTGCTCATCCTGGTCTGCCTGATCGTCCGAGGTGTCGCCTTCGAGTACCGGGTGAAGCGGCCCGAGGAGAACTGGCAGCGCAACTGGGAGACGGCGATCTTCTGGACCTCGCTGCTCCCCGCGTTTCTGTGGGGCGTGGCCTTCGCGAACATCGTGCGCGGTGTCAAGATCGACCGCGACTTCGAGTACGTGGGCACCCTCGCCGACCTGCTCAACCCCTACGCCCTGTTGGGCGGCCTGGTCACGCTGACGCTGTTCACCTTCCACGGGACGGTGTTCGTCGGTCTCAAGACCGTTGGGGACATCCGGGAGCGGGCGCGGAAGCTGGCGCTGCGCGTCGGGGCCGTGACGGCCGGACTGGCGCTGCTCTTCCTGCTCTGGACCCAGATCGAAAAGGGTGACGGCATGTCGCTGGTCGCGGCGGTCGTGGCGGTCGCCGCGCTCGTGACGGCATTGGCGGCGGTGCGAGCGGGGCGCGAGGGCTGGGCGTTCGCCCTGTCGGGGGTCACCATCGTGGCTGCCGTCGCGATGCTCTTCCTCACGCTCTTCCCGAACGTCATGCCCTCCTCGCTGAACGAGGACTGGAGCCTCACGGTCACCAACGCCTCGTCCAGCCCGTACACCCTGAAGATCATGACGTGGTGTGCGGCCATCGCCACGCCGGTCGTGATGCTCTATCAGGGGTGGACGTACTGGGTGTTCCGCAAGCGGATCGGTACACAGCACATCGCCGAGTCGGCTCACTGA
- a CDS encoding peptidoglycan DD-metalloendopeptidase family protein, whose protein sequence is MRFSRRHPLFVVVLLCASAVLVARPTAADSDGGGARGASDEAGTSAQVARLFEEAAVATQRYEAGRRAAVAQKTKAKRLEELLGRERKQIAVLNADLGRIARAQYREGGGVPYTAQMLFAEDLEELMRGQRAVWQTDLAVNNAVTKNRRAEARLAEDERKAAAVWRALEEWKTGLAGIKQAIQQKLEEAQWTLQGQADAAVAAGACRGAVRLDQPDGGPSSAWVTPVDTYELSAGYGSGGERWASQHTGQDFAVPIGTPVRAVGAGRVVKVSCGGAFGIEIVIEHADGYYTQYAHLAAVTVDQGERVAPGQWIGQSGTTGNSTGPHLHFEVRVTPELGSSVDPVPWLRNHGVEL, encoded by the coding sequence ATGCGCTTCTCTCGCCGACACCCGCTGTTCGTCGTCGTGCTGCTGTGCGCCTCGGCGGTTCTTGTGGCCCGGCCGACGGCGGCCGACAGCGACGGGGGCGGAGCCCGGGGCGCGTCCGACGAGGCAGGGACCAGCGCCCAGGTGGCGCGGTTGTTCGAGGAAGCGGCGGTGGCGACACAGCGGTACGAGGCGGGCCGGCGGGCGGCGGTGGCGCAGAAGACGAAGGCGAAACGGTTGGAGGAGCTGCTCGGGCGGGAGCGGAAGCAGATCGCGGTGCTGAACGCGGACCTCGGCCGGATCGCGCGCGCCCAGTACCGCGAGGGCGGCGGGGTGCCGTACACCGCACAGATGCTGTTCGCCGAGGATCTGGAGGAGCTGATGCGGGGGCAGCGGGCTGTCTGGCAGACCGATCTGGCGGTCAACAACGCTGTGACGAAGAACCGCCGCGCGGAGGCGAGGCTCGCCGAGGACGAGAGGAAGGCCGCTGCGGTGTGGCGGGCGCTGGAGGAGTGGAAGACCGGACTTGCCGGGATCAAGCAGGCGATCCAGCAGAAGCTGGAGGAGGCGCAGTGGACGCTCCAGGGGCAGGCTGACGCGGCGGTTGCGGCAGGTGCCTGCCGGGGAGCCGTCCGGCTCGACCAGCCGGACGGCGGGCCCTCGAGCGCGTGGGTCACGCCTGTGGACACGTACGAACTCTCCGCGGGCTACGGCAGCGGTGGTGAACGCTGGGCCAGTCAGCACACCGGGCAGGACTTCGCGGTGCCGATCGGCACGCCGGTGCGGGCCGTCGGGGCTGGACGGGTGGTGAAGGTGTCGTGCGGGGGTGCCTTCGGCATCGAGATCGTCATCGAACACGCGGACGGCTACTACACGCAGTACGCGCATCTCGCCGCCGTCACCGTCGACCAGGGCGAACGGGTGGCGCCGGGGCAGTGGATCGGCCAGTCGGGCACCACCGGCAACTCCACCGGACCGCACCTGCACTTCGAGGTACGGGTCACCCCGGAGCTGGGTTCGAGCGTGGACCCCGTGCCGTGGCTGCGGAACCACGGGGTGGAGTTGTAG
- a CDS encoding cytochrome ubiquinol oxidase subunit I — protein MDLALAPETLARWQFGITTVYHFLFVPLTISLAALTAGLQTAWVRSGKEKYLKATKFWGKLFLINIAMGVVTGIVQEFQFGMNWSDYSRFVGDVFGAPLAFEALIAFFFESTFIGLWIFGWDKLPQKIHLACIWMVSIGTILSAYFILAANSWMQHPVGYRINEAKGRAELTDFWLVLTQNTALTQVFHTLSAAFLAGGAFMVGIAAFHLARKKHIPVMKTSLRLGLVTVVIAGLLTAISGDLLGKVMFKQQPMKMAAAEALWDGEAPAPFSVFAYGDVDKGHNKVAIEVPGLLSFLANDDFDSYVPGINDVNKAEQAKYGPGDYRPNIPVAYWGFRWMIGFGMASVAIGAVGLWLTRKKFLLPQHLRVGDDEVPHLVLLPKKALGPTLTKWYWRIAVLTLGFPLIASSWGWIFTEMGRQPWVVYGVLRTEDAVSPGVSQGEILTSMIVFTALYAILAVVEVKLLVKYVKAGPPELTEADLNPPTKIGGDSRDADKPMAFSY, from the coding sequence GTGGACCTCGCCCTGGCGCCGGAGACCCTGGCGCGCTGGCAGTTCGGAATCACGACCGTCTACCACTTCCTCTTCGTCCCGCTCACGATCTCGCTCGCCGCGCTCACCGCCGGCCTGCAGACCGCGTGGGTGCGCTCGGGGAAGGAGAAGTACCTCAAGGCCACCAAGTTCTGGGGCAAGCTGTTCCTGATCAACATCGCGATGGGTGTCGTCACCGGCATCGTGCAGGAGTTCCAGTTCGGCATGAACTGGTCCGACTACTCCCGCTTCGTCGGTGATGTCTTCGGGGCCCCACTCGCCTTCGAGGCGCTGATCGCCTTCTTCTTCGAGTCCACCTTCATCGGACTGTGGATCTTCGGCTGGGACAAGCTTCCGCAGAAGATCCATCTGGCCTGCATCTGGATGGTCTCCATCGGCACGATCCTGTCGGCGTACTTCATCCTCGCGGCCAACTCCTGGATGCAGCACCCCGTCGGCTATCGGATCAACGAAGCCAAGGGCAGGGCCGAGCTCACCGACTTCTGGCTCGTCCTGACCCAGAACACCGCGCTCACCCAGGTCTTCCACACCCTGTCGGCCGCCTTCCTCGCCGGTGGCGCCTTCATGGTCGGCATCGCCGCCTTCCATCTGGCACGCAAGAAGCACATCCCGGTGATGAAGACCTCGCTGCGACTCGGCCTGGTCACCGTGGTGATCGCCGGCCTGCTCACCGCGATCAGCGGCGACCTGCTCGGCAAGGTCATGTTCAAGCAGCAGCCGATGAAGATGGCCGCCGCCGAGGCCCTCTGGGACGGCGAGGCGCCCGCGCCCTTCTCCGTCTTCGCCTACGGCGACGTCGACAAGGGCCACAACAAGGTCGCCATCGAGGTCCCCGGTCTGCTGTCCTTCCTCGCCAACGACGACTTCGACTCGTACGTCCCCGGCATTAACGACGTCAACAAGGCCGAGCAGGCGAAGTACGGTCCCGGCGACTACCGGCCCAACATCCCCGTCGCCTACTGGGGGTTCCGCTGGATGATCGGCTTCGGCATGGCGTCCGTCGCCATCGGCGCCGTCGGACTCTGGCTCACCCGCAAGAAGTTCCTGCTGCCACAGCACCTCCGGGTCGGCGACGACGAGGTGCCGCATCTCGTACTGCTGCCGAAGAAGGCGCTGGGCCCGACCCTCACCAAGTGGTACTGGCGCATCGCGGTCCTGACCCTGGGTTTCCCGCTGATCGCCAGTTCCTGGGGCTGGATCTTCACCGAGATGGGCCGCCAGCCGTGGGTGGTCTACGGCGTGCTGCGCACCGAGGACGCGGTCTCCCCCGGTGTCTCCCAGGGCGAGATCCTCACCTCGATGATCGTCTTCACCGCGCTGTACGCCATCCTCGCCGTCGTCGAGGTCAAGCTGCTCGTGAAGTACGTCAAGGCGGGGCCGCCCGAGCTGACGGAGGCCGACCTCAACCCGCCCACGAAGATCGGCGGCGACTCCCGTGACGCCGACAAGCCGATGGCCTTCTCGTACTAG
- the cydD gene encoding thiol reductant ABC exporter subunit CydD: MFHVKPIDPRLLRYARATRLFLMVVVGLGVVGAALVIAQAMLIAEVVVGAFEYGMSVAELRTPLLLLAAVALGRGLVSWLTELAAHRASAAVKSELRGRLLERATALGPGWLSGQRTGSLVALATRGVDALDDYFSRYLPQLGLAVVVPVAVLARIVTEDWVSAAIIVGTLPLIPVFMVLIGWATRSQMDRQWRLLSQLSGHFLDVVAGLPTLKVFGRAKAQAESIKRITGEYRQATMRTLRIAFLSSFALELLATISVALVAVTIGMRLVHGEMDLYIGLVILVLAPEAYLPVRQVGAQFHAAAEGLAAAEEIFEVLETPLPASGTEPVPSAGDIHFDGVTVRYPGRSYEAVSDVALAVAPGETVALVGPSGVGKSTLLNVLLGFTEATAGGVRVGGVDLASLDLDEWRSRVAWVPQRPHLYAGSITENVRLARPDADDAAVRRALGDAGALQFVDALPARAETVLGEDGAGLSAGQRQRLALARAFLADRPVLLLDEPTASLDGETEAEVVEAVRRLAVGRTVLLVVHRPALLRVADRVVRMEGRAAEVLPTHVLPSWEPVGSLAPRQREAGEALGESGVPGTAVVRAVGARADEKAAAVRAPFDTAGAGTGTGTGGGAGASVGGGTQAAGRMVPRPDTTPPASRRGVLGRVRHMAGPRRGRLALALLLGSLALGSAVGLMATSGWLISRASQQPPVLYLMVAVTATRAFGIGRAVFRYAERLVSHDTVLRMLADTRVAVYRRLERLAPAGLRTTRRGDLLTRLVADVDALQDYWVRWLLPAGAAVAVSAASVGFTAWLLPEAGAALAVGLLAAGAGVPLVTGAVARRAEHRLAPARGVLATRVADLLTGTAELTVAGALPARTAEVRQADHALTRIASRAATATALGDGLTALVSGLTVAATALFGAQAVGDGRLSGVVMAVVVLTPLAAFEAVLGMPLAAQFRQRVTRSAERVYEVLDAPDPVREPEEAAEAPGSPFPLRLEGLGARYAGQDRDALAGLDLTFEQGRRIAVVGVSGAGKTTLAQVLLRFLDAREGTYTLGGVDAYALDGDTVRRLVGLCAQDAHLFDSSVRENLLLARKDAGEVELRDALARARLLDWADELPDGLDTLIGEHGARLSGGQRQRLALARALLADFPVLVLDEPAEHLDLPTADALTADLLAATEGRTTLLITHRLAGLEAVDEVVVLAEGRVAQRGTYAELAVIDGPLRAMVEREAAGGTVDRGLSASPRSRGRRWCARRPR; the protein is encoded by the coding sequence GTGTTTCACGTGAAACCGATCGACCCACGACTGCTGCGGTACGCCCGCGCTACCCGCCTCTTTCTGATGGTGGTCGTCGGACTGGGTGTCGTCGGAGCCGCGCTCGTCATCGCGCAGGCCATGCTCATCGCCGAAGTGGTGGTCGGCGCCTTCGAATACGGGATGTCGGTAGCCGAACTCCGCACTCCCCTGCTGCTCTTGGCGGCAGTTGCGCTGGGGCGGGGCCTGGTCTCCTGGCTGACCGAGCTGGCCGCGCATCGCGCGAGTGCGGCGGTGAAGTCGGAGTTGCGGGGACGGCTGCTGGAGCGGGCCACCGCGCTGGGGCCCGGCTGGCTGAGCGGGCAGCGCACCGGCTCGCTGGTCGCCCTCGCCACCCGGGGGGTCGACGCGCTCGACGACTACTTCTCGCGCTATCTGCCGCAGCTGGGTCTTGCCGTCGTCGTGCCCGTCGCGGTACTCGCGCGGATCGTCACCGAGGACTGGGTGTCGGCCGCGATCATCGTCGGCACGCTGCCACTGATCCCGGTCTTCATGGTGCTCATCGGCTGGGCGACCCGCTCGCAGATGGACCGTCAGTGGCGGCTGCTGTCACAGCTGTCGGGGCACTTCCTGGACGTCGTCGCCGGGCTGCCGACGTTGAAGGTGTTCGGCCGGGCCAAGGCCCAGGCCGAGTCGATCAAGCGGATCACCGGCGAGTACCGGCAGGCGACCATGCGGACGCTGCGGATCGCCTTTCTGTCGTCCTTCGCGCTGGAGCTGCTCGCGACGATCTCGGTCGCGCTGGTCGCGGTCACCATCGGCATGCGGCTCGTGCACGGCGAGATGGACCTGTACATCGGGCTGGTCATCCTCGTGCTGGCCCCCGAGGCCTATCTGCCGGTCCGGCAGGTGGGCGCCCAGTTCCACGCGGCCGCCGAGGGGCTCGCGGCGGCCGAGGAGATCTTCGAGGTCCTGGAGACACCGTTGCCGGCGTCAGGGACAGAGCCCGTCCCGTCCGCCGGTGACATCCACTTCGACGGGGTGACCGTCCGGTACCCAGGGCGGTCGTACGAGGCGGTCTCGGACGTAGCCCTCGCGGTGGCCCCTGGGGAGACCGTGGCCCTCGTCGGCCCGAGCGGTGTGGGCAAGTCGACGCTGCTGAACGTTCTGTTGGGGTTCACGGAGGCGACGGCGGGCGGGGTGCGGGTCGGGGGAGTCGATCTCGCCTCGCTCGACCTGGACGAGTGGCGTTCGCGCGTGGCCTGGGTGCCGCAGCGGCCGCATCTGTACGCCGGGTCGATCACCGAGAACGTACGGCTGGCCCGTCCGGACGCGGATGACGCGGCGGTGCGGCGGGCGCTCGGCGACGCGGGGGCGCTTCAGTTCGTTGACGCGCTGCCCGCCCGGGCCGAGACGGTCCTCGGTGAGGACGGCGCCGGGCTCTCCGCCGGGCAGCGGCAACGGTTGGCCCTCGCCCGCGCGTTCCTCGCCGACCGCCCCGTGTTGCTCCTGGACGAGCCGACGGCCTCGCTCGACGGGGAGACCGAGGCGGAGGTCGTGGAGGCGGTACGGCGGCTGGCGGTGGGTCGGACCGTGCTGTTGGTGGTCCACCGGCCGGCACTGCTGAGGGTGGCGGACCGGGTGGTGCGGATGGAAGGGCGGGCGGCTGAGGTGCTGCCCACCCATGTGCTTCCGTCGTGGGAACCCGTCGGTTCGCTCGCGCCGCGCCAGCGAGAGGCAGGGGAGGCGCTGGGAGAGTCCGGTGTTCCCGGAACAGCGGTCGTGCGGGCCGTCGGTGCGAGGGCGGACGAGAAGGCTGCTGCCGTGCGGGCACCCTTCGACACGGCTGGGGCAGGAACAGGAACAGGAACAGGGGGCGGGGCTGGGGCAAGTGTGGGAGGCGGGACTCAGGCGGCCGGGAGGATGGTGCCTCGTCCCGACACGACGCCCCCCGCCTCTCGGCGAGGTGTACTCGGCCGCGTCCGCCACATGGCCGGCCCGCGCAGAGGTCGGCTCGCCCTCGCCCTCCTGCTGGGCAGCCTCGCGCTGGGCAGCGCCGTCGGGTTGATGGCGACCTCCGGATGGCTGATCTCTCGGGCCTCGCAGCAGCCTCCGGTGCTGTATTTGATGGTTGCGGTGACGGCGACGCGGGCGTTCGGGATTGGGCGGGCGGTGTTCAGGTACGCGGAGCGGCTGGTGTCGCACGACACCGTGCTGCGGATGCTGGCCGACACCAGGGTGGCCGTCTACCGGCGCCTGGAGCGGCTGGCACCCGCTGGACTGCGGACGACCCGGCGAGGCGATCTGCTCACACGGTTGGTCGCCGATGTGGACGCCCTGCAGGACTATTGGGTGCGCTGGCTGCTGCCCGCCGGGGCCGCGGTGGCCGTCTCCGCCGCCTCCGTCGGGTTCACCGCCTGGCTCCTGCCCGAAGCCGGCGCGGCTCTCGCCGTCGGGCTGCTCGCCGCCGGGGCCGGGGTGCCCCTCGTGACCGGGGCCGTGGCCCGGCGGGCGGAGCACCGGCTGGCGCCGGCCCGCGGGGTGCTCGCCACCCGCGTGGCCGACCTGCTGACCGGCACCGCCGAGTTGACGGTCGCAGGGGCCCTGCCGGCGCGTACCGCCGAGGTACGGCAGGCCGACCATGCGCTCACCCGGATCGCCTCCCGAGCCGCCACCGCCACCGCGCTCGGTGACGGGCTCACCGCACTCGTCTCCGGGCTCACCGTCGCCGCCACCGCGCTCTTCGGCGCACAGGCCGTCGGCGACGGACGGTTGAGCGGTGTGGTCATGGCCGTCGTCGTGCTCACCCCGTTGGCCGCGTTCGAGGCGGTGCTGGGAATGCCACTGGCCGCCCAGTTTCGCCAGCGGGTGACCAGGAGCGCGGAGCGCGTGTACGAGGTGCTGGACGCCCCCGACCCCGTACGTGAACCGGAGGAGGCGGCCGAGGCACCGGGGTCGCCGTTCCCGCTGCGGCTCGAAGGGCTCGGCGCGCGGTATGCCGGGCAGGACCGGGACGCGCTCGCCGGGCTGGATCTCACCTTCGAACAAGGGCGCAGGATCGCGGTGGTCGGTGTCTCGGGGGCCGGCAAGACGACGCTCGCACAGGTGCTGCTGCGCTTCCTGGACGCGCGGGAAGGGACGTACACGCTGGGCGGCGTGGACGCGTACGCGCTCGACGGGGACACGGTACGGCGACTCGTGGGGCTGTGCGCCCAGGACGCGCACCTCTTCGACAGTTCGGTGCGGGAGAACCTGCTGCTCGCCCGGAAGGACGCGGGCGAGGTGGAACTGCGGGACGCGCTCGCTCGGGCGCGGCTGCTCGACTGGGCCGACGAACTGCCCGATGGACTGGACACCCTGATCGGCGAGCACGGGGCGCGGCTGTCAGGCGGCCAGCGTCAGCGACTCGCCCTCGCTCGCGCGTTGCTGGCCGACTTCCCCGTCCTCGTCCTCGACGAGCCCGCGGAACACCTGGACCTGCCGACGGCCGACGCGCTCACCGCGGACCTGCTGGCCGCGACCGAGGGCCGTACGACCCTGTTGATCACCCATCGGCTGGCCGGACTCGAGGCCGTGGACGAGGTCGTCGTGCTGGCGGAGGGACGCGTCGCGCAGCGCGGAACCTATGCGGAACTGGCCGTGATCGACGGCCCCTTGCGGGCGATGGTGGAGCGGGAGGCGGCGGGGGGAACTGTTGACCGGGGTCTGAGCGCCTCGCCGCGGTCGAGGGGACGACGGTGGTGTGCCAGGCGCCCCCGCTGA
- a CDS encoding HAD family hydrolase, whose protein sequence is MTSATRQPETPAPTVPLRLIATDLDGTLLRDDKSVSPRTVAALAAAEKAGVEVFFVTGRPARWMDVVSEHVHGHGLAICGNGAAVVDLHGGPGAHRFVKVRELARENALDAVRLLRDAAPGTVYAVEQTYGFHQEPEYPKLHMEIPDGLAPAEKLLAPGGVADDEPVLKILAYHPSIDPDDFLATARIAVGDRAAITRSSPSALLEISGPGVSKASTLALCCAERGISHEEVVAFGDMPNDVEMLTWAGRSYAMGNAHPEVLAAASGRTVANNEDGVAVVIERLLAERL, encoded by the coding sequence GTGACCTCAGCGACGAGACAGCCCGAGACCCCGGCCCCGACCGTCCCGCTCCGGCTGATAGCCACGGACCTCGACGGCACCCTGCTCCGCGACGACAAGTCGGTCTCCCCCCGCACCGTAGCCGCCCTCGCGGCCGCCGAGAAGGCCGGCGTCGAGGTCTTCTTCGTCACCGGCCGCCCGGCCCGCTGGATGGACGTCGTCAGCGAACACGTGCACGGCCACGGCCTCGCGATCTGCGGAAACGGCGCCGCCGTGGTCGACCTGCACGGCGGCCCGGGCGCTCATCGTTTCGTCAAGGTCCGCGAGCTCGCGCGGGAGAACGCTCTCGACGCCGTACGGCTGCTGCGCGATGCCGCGCCGGGCACGGTGTACGCGGTCGAGCAGACGTACGGCTTCCATCAGGAGCCCGAGTACCCGAAGCTCCACATGGAGATCCCCGATGGCCTCGCGCCCGCCGAGAAGCTGCTGGCCCCGGGTGGTGTGGCCGACGACGAGCCGGTGCTGAAGATCCTCGCGTACCACCCCTCGATCGACCCCGACGATTTCCTCGCCACCGCCCGTATCGCCGTCGGCGACCGTGCCGCCATCACCCGCTCCAGCCCCAGCGCACTGCTGGAGATCAGCGGACCGGGCGTCTCCAAGGCCAGCACCCTCGCCCTGTGCTGCGCCGAGCGCGGTATCTCCCACGAGGAGGTCGTCGCCTTCGGCGACATGCCGAACGACGTCGAGATGCTCACCTGGGCGGGTCGGTCGTACGCCATGGGCAACGCGCATCCGGAGGTCCTGGCGGCGGCATCCGGCCGGACCGTGGCCAACAACGAGGACGGCGTGGCGGTCGTGATCGAACGGCTGCTGGCGGAACGGCTGTAG